One part of the Paracoccus sp. MBLB3053 genome encodes these proteins:
- a CDS encoding (2Fe-2S)-binding protein: MIEFSVNGRPVRLDIEPDTPLLWAIRDEIGLTGTKFGCGIGMCGACTVHVGGRATRSCITPVSDVAGGEVTTIEGLDPNGNHPLQQAWRDLRVPQCGYCQSGQIMQAAALLTDFADPTDEDIDAVMTGNLCRCMTYNRIRQAVRVAASALRGEKANG; this comes from the coding sequence ATGATCGAATTTTCGGTCAATGGTCGTCCCGTTCGACTGGATATCGAACCCGACACGCCCCTGCTCTGGGCGATACGGGATGAGATCGGCCTGACTGGCACCAAGTTCGGATGCGGTATCGGCATGTGCGGAGCCTGCACGGTGCATGTGGGCGGTCGCGCCACGCGATCCTGCATCACTCCGGTTTCAGATGTTGCAGGCGGCGAGGTCACCACCATCGAAGGGCTCGACCCCAATGGCAACCATCCCCTGCAGCAGGCCTGGCGCGACTTGCGCGTGCCGCAATGCGGCTACTGCCAATCAGGCCAGATCATGCAGGCGGCGGCGCTACTGACGGACTTCGCCGACCCGACGGATGAGGATATCGACGCGGTCATGACCGGCAACCTGTGCCGCTGCATGACCTATAACCGCATCCGCCAGGCGGTCCGCGTGGCCGCCTCGGCCCTGAGGGGGGAGAAGGCAAATGGCTGA
- a CDS encoding glutathione S-transferase family protein produces MGRLVDGVWHDEWYDTKSSGGRFQRTTTAWRNWITPDGSPGPSGEGGFEARAGRYHLYVSLACPWAHRTLIFRALKGLEDLISVSVVHPDMLSDGWTFSTEFPAATGDELFGSDFLREIYLRADADASGRVTVPVLWDRERGTIVSNESAEIIRMFNHAFNDLTGNRDDYCPDDLLDEINEVNSLVYDQVNNGVYKAGFATSQAAYDEAVHPLFETLDLLERRLAGNRYLCGNRITEADWRLFTTMVRFDPVYHTHFKCNRAWLREYPNLWGWTRELYQWPGIAATVNFDHIVRHYHYSHDTINPSRIIPINPVIDWHEPHGRG; encoded by the coding sequence ATGGGCCGACTGGTCGATGGCGTCTGGCATGACGAATGGTACGACACGAAAAGCAGCGGAGGACGCTTTCAACGCACGACCACGGCCTGGCGGAACTGGATCACGCCGGACGGTTCGCCAGGCCCTTCGGGCGAAGGCGGGTTCGAGGCAAGGGCCGGGCGGTATCACCTCTATGTCTCGCTCGCCTGTCCCTGGGCCCATCGCACGCTGATCTTTCGCGCGCTGAAGGGGCTTGAGGATCTGATCTCGGTGTCGGTCGTCCACCCTGATATGCTGTCCGACGGCTGGACCTTCTCGACGGAATTTCCGGCTGCGACGGGTGATGAGCTTTTCGGCTCGGATTTCCTGCGCGAGATCTATCTTCGGGCCGATGCCGACGCCTCGGGGCGGGTTACCGTGCCGGTGCTGTGGGACCGTGAACGGGGCACGATCGTTTCGAACGAAAGCGCCGAAATCATCCGCATGTTCAACCATGCCTTCAACGACTTGACCGGCAATCGGGACGACTATTGCCCGGATGACTTGCTGGATGAGATCAACGAGGTAAACTCACTGGTCTACGATCAGGTGAACAACGGCGTCTACAAGGCGGGCTTTGCAACCAGTCAGGCCGCCTATGATGAGGCCGTCCATCCGCTTTTCGAAACGCTTGATCTTCTCGAGCGTCGTCTGGCGGGCAATCGTTACCTTTGCGGGAACCGGATCACCGAGGCGGATTGGCGGCTTTTCACCACAATGGTGCGTTTCGATCCCGTCTATCACACGCATTTCAAGTGCAATCGTGCATGGTTGCGGGAATATCCCAACCTTTGGGGCTGGACGCGCGAGCTTTATCAATGGCCGGGCATCGCCGCGACGGTGAACTTCGACCACATCGTCCGGCACTACCATTACAGCCACGACACCATAAATCCTTCGCGGATCATTCCAATCAATCCGGTGATCGACTGGCACGAACCGCACGGGAGGGGTTAG
- a CDS encoding xanthine dehydrogenase family protein molybdopterin-binding subunit — translation MAELRRLLRSDRSMPELSRRGFLVAACATGAAFGFPRIGLAAMDPGAADGAAAKAVGARFEPSIWYWIDSRGVVNVNIIRAEMGQHVGTAIARILADELGAPWKDVRIEHVDSDPKWGMMVTGGSGSVSQSWDIYRRAGAAGRLALIEKAAQLWAVDAGSLSLTNGVVSGGGESVGIGELVTSGIERSFTEDELNALPLRPVSELTLVGRDVAALDIANKTTGQAIYGIDARIEGMVHAVPILPPTRYGCEITEIDDSAAKQVKGFQQVLKLDDPTGTVPGWAIVIADNHWAALRSAEAVRLSYTLPDAAKVTEAALQEEARRLIADPAAGAVLDTGEGDFDPVFAGAADRIEAEYTTATVLHFQLEPLNATAFRDPDGVWEIHTGNQWQSLIVPTLEAALGVESGKVVLRSYMLGGGFGRRLNGDYAVPAALASQALDGRPVKMVMRREDDVLFDSPRSPSVQKLRMGFDPDGRVLAMDMAVAAGWPTKAMIPIAMPNGVNDQPYDPFSVDGADHWYSVGAQRLRAISNELALQSFRPGWLRAVGPGFTAFAVESFMDEAARHLGQDPVQFRLDHLKAEGRNAGEAPLSNGGAGRQAEVLRRVVELSHYGEAELPPDTAIGIATTFGQARSMPTWIGGAAQVRVDRSSGRVDVQKIWLAVDCGIVIDPDSARAQTEGAALWGLSMALYEGTEFVDGAVRDRNLDSYNPLRMMDTPEIEIEFVASSEAPVGLGEPGTTVIAPAIANAIHAAVGVRMRHLPITPEAVLAALG, via the coding sequence ATGGCTGAGCTTCGTCGTCTTCTGCGCTCCGACAGGAGCATGCCCGAATTAAGTCGGCGGGGCTTTCTTGTCGCGGCCTGCGCCACGGGCGCGGCATTCGGCTTCCCGCGCATCGGGCTTGCCGCCATGGACCCCGGCGCCGCCGATGGCGCTGCGGCCAAGGCTGTCGGCGCCAGGTTCGAGCCTTCGATCTGGTATTGGATTGATTCCCGTGGCGTCGTGAACGTCAACATCATCCGCGCCGAGATGGGCCAGCATGTCGGAACCGCGATCGCACGCATTCTTGCCGATGAACTTGGCGCGCCGTGGAAGGATGTGCGAATCGAACATGTCGATTCCGATCCGAAATGGGGCATGATGGTTACCGGCGGCAGCGGCTCGGTTTCGCAAAGCTGGGACATCTACCGCCGTGCAGGCGCAGCGGGCCGCCTCGCCCTGATCGAAAAGGCCGCCCAGCTTTGGGCCGTCGATGCCGGAAGCCTTTCCCTGACGAATGGCGTGGTTTCGGGCGGCGGAGAGTCCGTCGGCATCGGAGAGCTCGTCACAAGCGGGATCGAGCGCAGCTTCACCGAGGACGAACTGAATGCCCTGCCCCTGCGACCCGTTTCCGAACTGACGCTGGTCGGCAGGGATGTCGCCGCCCTTGACATCGCGAACAAGACCACCGGGCAGGCGATCTACGGCATAGACGCCCGGATCGAGGGCATGGTTCATGCCGTGCCCATCCTGCCGCCCACGCGATATGGTTGCGAGATTACCGAGATCGACGACAGCGCCGCGAAGCAGGTCAAGGGTTTCCAGCAGGTCCTGAAGCTTGACGACCCGACCGGCACGGTGCCGGGATGGGCGATCGTGATCGCTGACAATCATTGGGCCGCGCTCAGGTCGGCCGAAGCGGTGAGGCTGTCCTACACCCTGCCCGATGCCGCAAAGGTGACCGAAGCCGCCCTTCAGGAAGAGGCGCGGCGCCTGATCGCCGATCCCGCCGCCGGGGCGGTTCTCGACACAGGGGAAGGCGATTTCGACCCGGTTTTCGCCGGGGCCGCCGACAGGATCGAGGCCGAATACACCACCGCCACCGTGCTGCATTTCCAGCTTGAACCGCTGAACGCGACGGCGTTCCGCGATCCCGACGGCGTCTGGGAAATCCACACCGGGAACCAGTGGCAATCCCTGATCGTCCCGACGCTCGAGGCGGCGCTTGGTGTCGAAAGCGGCAAGGTCGTCCTGCGCAGCTACATGCTTGGCGGCGGCTTTGGGCGAAGGCTGAACGGAGATTATGCCGTGCCGGCCGCGCTGGCTTCACAGGCGCTGGACGGGCGTCCGGTAAAAATGGTGATGCGGCGCGAAGATGACGTCCTGTTCGATTCTCCCCGTTCGCCTTCGGTGCAGAAACTGCGCATGGGCTTCGACCCGGACGGTCGAGTTCTCGCCATGGATATGGCGGTGGCCGCAGGCTGGCCGACCAAGGCGATGATTCCCATCGCGATGCCGAACGGAGTGAACGACCAACCCTATGATCCCTTCTCGGTCGACGGGGCGGATCACTGGTATTCCGTCGGGGCGCAGCGCCTGCGGGCGATTTCGAACGAGCTTGCGCTTCAATCCTTCAGACCGGGCTGGCTGCGCGCGGTCGGGCCGGGCTTCACGGCCTTCGCCGTTGAAAGCTTCATGGACGAGGCCGCGCGGCATCTGGGCCAGGACCCGGTGCAATTCCGGCTGGACCACCTGAAGGCCGAGGGGCGCAACGCCGGCGAGGCTCCGCTTTCCAATGGCGGTGCAGGTCGGCAGGCCGAGGTGCTTCGCCGCGTCGTTGAACTGTCCCATTACGGCGAGGCGGAATTGCCCCCGGATACAGCCATCGGAATCGCCACGACCTTCGGGCAGGCCCGCAGCATGCCGACCTGGATCGGGGGCGCGGCACAGGTCAGGGTCGACCGGTCATCGGGCCGGGTCGATGTGCAGAAGATCTGGCTTGCGGTCGATTGCGGAATCGTGATCGACCCAGACAGCGCCCGCGCCCAGACCGAAGGCGCGGCGCTTTGGGGCCTGTCGATGGCCCTTTACGAAGGGACCGAATTCGTCGACGGTGCAGTTCGCGATCGCAATCTCGACAGCTACAACCCTCTTCGCATGATGGACACGCCCGAGATCGAGATCGAGTTCGTGGCCAGTTCCGAGGCCCCGGTGGGTCTGGGCGAACCGGGAACGACCGTGATCGCCCCGGCCATCGCCAATGCGATCCACGCGGCGGTGGGCGTGCGGATGCGGCATCTTCCGATTACCCCCGAGGCCGTTCTGGCGGCGCTCGGCTGA
- a CDS encoding flagellar hook-length control protein FliK, with protein sequence MLRPELFLPASILAAPNLQMASLEGDGLFGELVDLVGGDEIPDPPSAQALNEEPPEAMPEDEVILLSGDAAAVPPPLPPSIPALDAERPVPEAVRSHVDVATEGAPTPQPVLPEAELPQAELPRPELDTVAWYASPVTHPFVAAGRANGFPFARDTSGSASEDLAALAAQPEIGTKRSTIAFAPDIVLAPGSAIAPPATANGPAVFYRPGALAGEDLPISLDRPDGVASDRAASVRNASDRDAAEPAHAPDIDRRQASADRVEAEAPQESPASLEVETLTPVEPDEQGQMADEAMTAEVRMHPGRDRIGESAGPAVQAQTRSLPQEPKEVMRQIADRMVTSDEARIEVTLSPEELGKVRLVMSSGETPTVTVYAEHRDTLEFLRRHGELLARELRDTAFAGAAFSFSDGDGDGDGAGQRPQRAAGRSQTAGRAHAVVPSTEPQAGPDRPILARQIDIRI encoded by the coding sequence ATGCTCAGACCCGAGCTTTTCCTGCCCGCTTCCATTCTGGCCGCGCCGAATTTGCAAATGGCTTCGCTGGAGGGCGACGGGCTTTTCGGGGAACTCGTCGATCTGGTCGGGGGCGATGAAATCCCCGACCCGCCCTCGGCCCAGGCTCTGAACGAAGAACCGCCGGAGGCCATGCCCGAGGATGAGGTGATATTGCTTTCTGGCGACGCGGCTGCTGTGCCACCGCCGCTTCCGCCTTCGATTCCTGCTCTCGATGCGGAAAGACCCGTTCCCGAAGCGGTTCGCAGCCACGTAGACGTCGCCACGGAAGGCGCGCCTACTCCCCAGCCCGTTCTACCGGAAGCGGAGCTGCCACAGGCGGAGCTGCCGCGTCCCGAATTAGACACGGTTGCGTGGTATGCCTCGCCGGTTACTCATCCTTTCGTCGCGGCGGGGCGCGCCAATGGTTTTCCCTTTGCGCGGGATACAAGCGGATCGGCGTCCGAAGACCTCGCGGCACTGGCCGCGCAGCCCGAGATCGGAACCAAGCGATCGACCATTGCCTTTGCGCCGGACATTGTTCTTGCGCCCGGCTCGGCGATCGCCCCGCCCGCGACCGCGAATGGTCCGGCGGTATTTTACCGCCCAGGCGCATTGGCGGGCGAGGATCTGCCGATTTCGCTCGACCGACCGGACGGGGTCGCATCAGATCGGGCCGCATCGGTTCGGAACGCATCGGATCGGGACGCAGCAGAACCTGCGCATGCGCCGGATATCGACCGGCGTCAGGCGTCGGCCGACCGCGTTGAAGCCGAAGCGCCGCAGGAAAGCCCGGCTTCTCTGGAGGTGGAAACTCTCACTCCAGTCGAGCCGGATGAGCAAGGGCAGATGGCCGATGAGGCGATGACGGCAGAAGTGAGGATGCATCCCGGTCGGGACCGGATTGGCGAAAGCGCAGGACCGGCTGTGCAGGCCCAAACACGTTCTCTGCCGCAAGAGCCGAAAGAGGTGATGCGCCAGATAGCCGATCGGATGGTCACAAGCGATGAGGCACGGATCGAGGTGACGCTGAGCCCGGAAGAACTGGGCAAGGTTCGCCTCGTCATGTCATCGGGAGAGACGCCGACCGTGACGGTCTATGCGGAACATCGGGACACGCTGGAGTTCCTGCGCCGGCACGGCGAGCTGCTCGCGCGCGAGCTGCGGGATACCGCATTTGCCGGCGCCGCGTTCTCGTTCTCTGACGGTGACGGTGACGGTGACGGAGCAGGCCAGCGCCCGCAGCGGGCTGCAGGACGCAGCCAGACGGCCGGCCGAGCACATGCAGTCGTCCCATCGACCGAGCCGCAGGCGGGCCCGGACCGCCCCATCCTGGCGCGGCAAATCGACATTCGCATCTGA
- a CDS encoding DUF1217 domain-containing protein has product MSYLVQAGNGGYLGWKILERTASVQRAVLEKDAQITASRDYFAERLPQVTAAEDLVSDYKLLSVALRAFGLDNDIGNRQFIRRVLEADPDDSSSLVNRLSDKRYLRLNKALGLGSGTEPASDRMDSGSILDLYVTRSFEKNVGSSHAEIELALNARRELPELAKSDSAENTKWYQIIGSTPLRKIFEGAFGLSSSFGQLDVDRQVEELKLRCEQMTGSSDPSQFIETGAVEDLIKTYLLRSQFSSGSVYSPFSTALAILNGG; this is encoded by the coding sequence GTGAGCTATCTCGTTCAGGCCGGAAATGGTGGCTATCTGGGCTGGAAGATCCTTGAGCGCACGGCCTCGGTCCAGCGCGCCGTTCTGGAAAAGGACGCTCAGATCACGGCGTCGCGCGACTATTTCGCCGAGCGGCTGCCCCAGGTGACGGCCGCCGAGGATCTGGTGTCAGATTACAAGTTGCTCAGCGTGGCTCTGAGGGCCTTCGGGCTCGACAATGACATCGGCAATCGCCAGTTCATCAGGCGTGTCCTCGAGGCCGACCCGGATGACAGTTCGAGCCTGGTCAACAGGCTTTCCGACAAGCGCTATCTCAGGCTGAACAAGGCGCTCGGCCTCGGCTCGGGCACCGAGCCGGCGAGCGACAGGATGGATAGCGGAAGCATTCTTGATCTCTACGTGACCCGCAGCTTCGAAAAGAATGTGGGCAGCAGCCACGCCGAGATCGAACTTGCCCTGAACGCCCGCCGGGAATTGCCCGAACTCGCGAAATCGGATTCCGCCGAAAACACCAAATGGTACCAGATCATCGGATCGACGCCGCTGAGGAAGATATTCGAAGGCGCCTTCGGTCTGAGCAGTTCCTTTGGCCAGTTGGACGTAGACCGGCAGGTCGAAGAACTGAAACTGCGTTGCGAGCAAATGACCGGCAGCAGCGATCCGTCACAATTCATCGAAACCGGGGCAGTCGAGGATCTCATCAAGACCTACCTGCTCCGCTCCCAGTTCAGTTCGGGCTCGGTCTATTCGCCGTTTTCGACGGCGCTCGCGATCCTCAACGGGGGATGA
- a CDS encoding cytochrome c — MKLKSIFLAILGIGIAGVAGFAFYARQPELPELAEVGRPQFEPETIEKGRVLTAAGYCASCHTAKDGAPFAGNYPVTTDFGTIYGSNITPDPETGIGGWSPEAFRRAMQKGVDRDGAHLFPAFPYDHFSKMTDEDVDAIYAYLMAEVEPVRQQTLPPELPAPLDRRFLQAGWKLLFADLGRYESDLSKSELWNRGAYLTQGVTHCGACHTPRNALGAERDQSALFEGAVIDNWHAPPLTAANPAAVPWSAADFVAYLSTGSTRYQGVATGPMGPVVHQGIAMLPQSDLEAIGTYLASIVGAPDADPAGNQVVIASLEAGRPGRDWRMEPGARLYATACAACHYNAREVSPGRPDLAINSAARLDDPANLIQAILHGVSASEGTSGVVMPAFAGAMSDAEIAAIASHIREGLAGLPAWPDLAAKIAMVRAAGTDH; from the coding sequence TTGAAGCTGAAATCCATCTTCCTCGCGATCTTGGGCATCGGCATCGCCGGAGTTGCTGGTTTTGCCTTTTACGCCCGGCAGCCCGAGCTTCCCGAACTGGCCGAGGTGGGCCGCCCCCAATTCGAGCCCGAGACGATCGAAAAGGGCCGCGTCCTGACCGCTGCCGGCTATTGTGCATCCTGCCACACCGCCAAAGATGGCGCACCCTTTGCCGGTAATTACCCCGTCACGACGGATTTCGGCACGATCTACGGATCGAACATCACGCCCGACCCCGAAACCGGCATTGGGGGCTGGTCGCCCGAGGCATTCCGCAGGGCGATGCAGAAGGGTGTCGATCGCGACGGGGCGCATCTTTTCCCGGCCTTTCCCTATGACCACTTCAGCAAGATGACCGATGAGGATGTCGATGCGATCTATGCCTATCTCATGGCCGAGGTCGAACCCGTCCGCCAGCAGACGTTGCCGCCAGAGCTTCCGGCACCGCTCGACCGGCGGTTCCTGCAGGCGGGCTGGAAACTGCTTTTCGCCGATCTGGGCAGGTACGAGAGCGATCTATCGAAATCCGAGCTGTGGAACCGGGGGGCCTATCTGACCCAGGGCGTCACCCATTGCGGCGCCTGCCACACGCCCCGCAACGCGTTGGGGGCTGAACGCGATCAAAGCGCGCTGTTCGAGGGCGCGGTCATCGACAATTGGCACGCGCCCCCGCTGACTGCCGCGAATCCTGCCGCCGTTCCCTGGTCCGCCGCCGATTTCGTCGCCTATCTTTCGACCGGTTCGACCCGTTATCAAGGCGTCGCCACAGGCCCGATGGGTCCGGTTGTGCATCAGGGCATCGCCATGCTGCCGCAATCGGACCTTGAGGCGATCGGGACCTATCTCGCCTCGATCGTCGGTGCACCGGATGCCGATCCTGCCGGAAACCAGGTCGTGATCGCCAGTCTCGAGGCAGGCCGGCCCGGTCGCGACTGGCGGATGGAACCCGGTGCGCGACTTTACGCCACCGCCTGCGCCGCCTGCCACTACAATGCGCGCGAAGTGAGCCCGGGCCGACCGGATCTTGCAATCAACTCGGCCGCCCGTTTGGACGACCCGGCAAATCTCATACAGGCCATATTGCATGGCGTCAGCGCGTCCGAGGGCACTTCGGGCGTCGTCATGCCAGCCTTTGCGGGCGCGATGTCGGATGCGGAGATTGCCGCCATCGCAAGCCATATCCGCGAAGGTCTGGCAGGCCTTCCCGCATGGCCGGATCTCGCGGCGAAAATCGCCATGGTCCGGGCAGCGGGAACAGATCATTAG
- a CDS encoding flagellin N-terminal helical domain-containing protein, protein MSSILTNNSALVALQTLKGINSNLAKAQSEISTGKSVANAQDNAAIWAISKVMETDQSAFKAIQSNLNVAGATVATARVGAEQIADLLNEMKDLAVSANSDTADFTKIQTDIAAKKEQITSIIQGTQMNGVNLLKTNPVAGQTSFSVLGSLDRTNGTVATTANAITVDSVDFEADIEGATVTAITDRTTAATALGEIEALIDIAVVGAAELGSSGKRISDQSNFVGKLADSLKSGIGSLVDADMEETSARLQALQTQQQLGVQALSIANQAPSAILSLFR, encoded by the coding sequence ATGTCCAGCATTCTGACCAACAACAGCGCCCTCGTCGCCCTTCAGACGCTCAAGGGGATCAACTCGAACCTCGCCAAGGCACAGTCGGAAATCTCGACCGGGAAATCCGTCGCCAACGCGCAGGACAATGCCGCGATCTGGGCCATCTCGAAAGTGATGGAAACCGACCAGTCGGCCTTCAAGGCGATCCAGTCCAACCTCAACGTTGCGGGTGCGACGGTGGCGACGGCCAGGGTCGGCGCCGAGCAGATCGCGGATCTGCTGAACGAGATGAAGGATCTCGCCGTCAGCGCGAACAGCGATACGGCAGATTTCACCAAGATCCAGACGGACATCGCGGCCAAGAAAGAGCAGATCACCTCGATCATCCAGGGCACCCAGATGAACGGCGTGAACCTGCTCAAGACGAACCCGGTCGCCGGGCAGACCAGCTTCAGCGTTCTGGGCTCGCTCGACCGCACCAACGGCACCGTGGCTACGACCGCGAATGCCATCACGGTCGACTCGGTCGATTTCGAAGCGGATATCGAAGGCGCGACCGTGACCGCAATCACCGACCGGACGACGGCCGCGACCGCCCTGGGTGAGATCGAGGCGCTGATCGATATCGCGGTTGTCGGCGCGGCCGAGCTCGGTTCGTCCGGCAAGAGGATCTCGGATCAGTCGAACTTCGTGGGGAAACTGGCCGACTCGCTCAAGAGCGGGATCGGCTCTCTGGTCGATGCCGACATGGAAGAGACATCGGCGCGCCTGCAGGCGCTGCAGACCCAGCAACAGCTCGGCGTTCAGGCGCTGTCGATCGCGAACCAGGCGCCGTCGGCCATCCTGTCGCTGTTCCGCTGA
- a CDS encoding XdhC family protein, which produces MRDQQISATNGLIARASIRASDLPLAGASRATGLAIVTGIDGPSYRPLGATMVLAADGELRGSISSGCIDADIARHVAEVVQSGQARQLRYGMGSPFRDLELPCGGGLDIRVLLAPAEGELTRIVADLEARKTLHLWLGEALRDEPVPGASMQMVVDPDPRFAVFGKGPEAVAFARMTAAAGYETVLVSPDDETLAAAEGNRLCPVRLLPAGAFDVRMDAHTAAVLFFHDHDLEPEILSRLLPGPAFYVGAQGSHRTAERRLQRLRERGVDETALARLRGPIGVIPSTRDPRTLAASVLAEILAEACRR; this is translated from the coding sequence ATGAGGGATCAGCAGATTTCGGCGACAAACGGGCTGATCGCGCGGGCAAGCATTCGGGCAAGCGATCTGCCGCTGGCAGGGGCGTCCCGTGCCACGGGGCTGGCCATCGTCACCGGCATTGACGGCCCGTCCTATCGCCCGCTTGGTGCCACGATGGTGCTGGCAGCGGATGGTGAACTGCGCGGTTCGATTTCGTCGGGCTGCATCGATGCAGATATCGCCCGGCACGTTGCCGAGGTCGTGCAAAGCGGCCAGGCGCGGCAATTGCGCTATGGCATGGGCTCGCCCTTTCGCGATCTTGAGCTACCTTGCGGCGGTGGCCTTGACATCCGCGTTCTGCTCGCGCCGGCAGAGGGCGAGCTGACCCGGATCGTCGCGGACCTGGAAGCGCGGAAAACCCTGCATCTCTGGCTTGGAGAAGCATTGCGGGACGAACCCGTTCCAGGCGCGTCGATGCAGATGGTCGTCGACCCCGATCCGCGCTTCGCAGTTTTTGGCAAGGGACCCGAGGCGGTCGCCTTTGCACGCATGACCGCCGCGGCGGGATATGAAACCGTGCTTGTCTCGCCCGACGACGAAACGCTGGCGGCGGCCGAGGGAAACCGGCTTTGTCCCGTCCGTCTTCTGCCAGCAGGCGCGTTCGACGTCCGGATGGATGCCCATACGGCGGCCGTGTTGTTCTTTCACGACCATGATCTGGAGCCCGAAATCCTGAGCCGCCTTCTGCCGGGGCCCGCTTTCTATGTCGGGGCGCAAGGCAGTCACCGAACGGCCGAGCGGCGATTGCAGAGGCTGCGCGAACGCGGGGTGGACGAGACCGCCTTGGCCCGGTTGCGCGGGCCCATCGGCGTGATCCCCTCGACGCGGGACCCCAGAACGCTTGCCGCCTCGGTTCTGGCTGAAATCCTGGCCGAGGCCTGCAGGCGGTGA
- a CDS encoding flagellar hook capping FlgD N-terminal domain-containing protein has product MVNAISDISASSSTSSSPASTQTASIGGDYLTFLRMLTTQLQNQDPLNPMEGSEFAVQLATFSGVEQQVRTNELLAQLVEGTGGTLSQLADWIGREIRTTSEVWFDQDPLTLVIEPEDEAESVTLVTLDSQGREVRREEIGTGSGEVDWLGRDANGEPLPSGSYRFRLECLRDGELIGIKDVGVYARVTGAEIGSAGPRLILEGNLAVGVDEVTALRE; this is encoded by the coding sequence ATGGTCAACGCGATCAGCGATATTTCGGCCAGCAGCTCAACCAGTTCCTCGCCCGCCAGCACGCAAACCGCGTCAATCGGCGGGGACTATCTGACCTTTCTGCGCATGCTCACCACCCAGCTGCAGAATCAGGACCCGCTGAACCCGATGGAGGGCAGCGAGTTCGCGGTCCAGCTTGCCACCTTCTCGGGGGTCGAACAGCAGGTGCGCACGAATGAGCTGCTTGCCCAGCTGGTGGAAGGGACGGGCGGAACATTGAGCCAGCTCGCGGATTGGATCGGTCGCGAGATCCGGACGACTTCCGAGGTCTGGTTCGACCAGGATCCGCTGACACTGGTGATCGAGCCCGAGGACGAAGCAGAGAGCGTCACGCTTGTCACGCTCGACAGCCAGGGACGGGAGGTCCGGCGCGAAGAAATCGGGACCGGTTCGGGCGAGGTCGACTGGCTTGGCAGGGACGCCAATGGCGAACCGCTGCCCTCGGGGAGCTATCGTTTCCGGCTTGAATGTCTTCGTGACGGCGAACTGATCGGCATCAAGGATGTCGGGGTCTACGCGCGTGTGACCGGGGCCGAGATCGGAAGTGCGGGCCCTCGGCTGATCCTTGAGGGCAATCTCGCGGTGGGGGTGGATGAAGTGACCGCGCTGAGGGAGTGA
- a CDS encoding flagellar biosynthesis repressor FlbT, whose product MSGLILKLAPNERILVNGAVIENGERRTRISIKTPNAAILRLRDAIHPAEAQTPVSRICYICQLVLTAEAEEDHGREQALEGIAQLAQVFPLGATRELLDDAARHLREGNFYLAMKLLRGLLPLEASLLAGHGS is encoded by the coding sequence ATGAGCGGTCTGATCCTCAAGCTTGCCCCGAACGAACGCATCCTTGTCAATGGCGCGGTGATCGAGAATGGCGAGCGGCGCACCCGGATCTCGATCAAGACCCCGAATGCCGCGATCCTGCGCCTGCGCGATGCGATCCATCCTGCCGAAGCACAGACCCCGGTCAGCCGGATCTGCTATATCTGCCAGCTTGTCCTGACGGCCGAGGCGGAAGAGGATCACGGTCGCGAACAGGCCCTGGAAGGCATTGCCCAGCTCGCGCAGGTGTTCCCTCTGGGTGCGACCCGCGAATTGCTTGACGACGCGGCGCGGCATCTGCGCGAGGGCAATTTTTATCTTGCCATGAAGCTATTGCGAGGACTCCTGCCGCTGGAGGCCTCGCTGCTTGCCGGGCATGGCTCGTGA
- the flaF gene encoding flagellar biosynthesis regulator FlaF, whose translation MNAVLTKSDHAYGNVCLRSARDIEYDMFSRITRMLRLAPRNCDCCETIAAVGKNNELWSLLATDLADPGNGLPDEIRAGLLALAFFSLRHGRTVLAGAATTDVLIDINMTVMKGLRGGEME comes from the coding sequence GTGAACGCAGTCTTGACCAAATCCGACCACGCCTACGGAAATGTCTGTCTCCGCAGCGCCCGCGATATCGAATACGACATGTTCTCGCGGATTACCCGGATGCTCCGGCTTGCTCCGCGCAATTGCGATTGCTGCGAAACGATCGCGGCTGTCGGCAAGAACAATGAACTTTGGTCGCTTCTGGCGACGGATCTGGCCGATCCCGGAAACGGCCTGCCAGATGAAATCAGGGCGGGGCTTCTGGCCCTTGCCTTTTTCTCGCTTCGCCATGGCAGGACGGTTCTGGCCGGCGCGGCGACGACCGATGTGCTGATCGACATCAACATGACCGTCATGAAAGGTCTGCGCGGGGGAGAGATGGAATGA